The following nucleotide sequence is from Buchnera aphidicola (Schlechtendalia peitan).
TATTAAAATAGGAGATACTTTTAAATTAATAGTTCCAAATTTCAATCAATCTTTGATGTTTGGACATATTCCTCACAATCGTATTTTTAAATTAGTTGATACCTTTTCTACTAATAACGAAGTGGATTATTATCAAATATTAGTCAATGAGCAAGATTTGTCTAACGTTTTACATTATCCTAAAAATCACATTACAGGATTACAATTATGGTTAAAAGATCCATTAAACATCGAAAATTATTTACATAATCTTCATTTATCGCATGTGATAATAAAAAGTTGGAAAGATAGTCAAGGAGAATTGTTGCAAGCTGCAAAAATGGAAAAATACATGATGACACTATTATTTAGTTTAGTTCTTTTAATTTCTATTTTTAGTTTAATTGTTTCTATTAGTTTACTTATTATGGATAAAGAAAGAGATATTGCCATATTTCAAACATTAGGTTTATCTAGACGTAATATTATGTTAATTTTTATTTTTCAAGGGTTTTTGAGTGGGATAATTGGAATTTTTATAGGAACTATGCTAAGTTTTTGTATTATGAAAACATCTATGGGATTAAAATTAATATCAAAAGTATTTTCTTTAGATTTTTTATTACCTTGTATTATTATTCCATCTCAAATTACATTAATTAATTTTTCTTTTATAACATGTATTTTTTTATCTATTCTTTATCCTTCCTGGAAAGCAACTGTAATATTGCCATCAAAGAGATTAGCGCATGAATAATCTTAATATACTACAATGTAAATCTATATATAAATCCTATACACATGGAAAAGTTAAAAATTATATTTTAAAAAATATTTCTTTAATATTAAATAAGGGCGACATGTTATCTGTAATAGGTTCTTCTGGATCAGGAAAGAGTACTTTTTTACATATTACTGGAGGTCTAGATTCCCCAGATTCAGGAGAAATTTTTTTTTAGGAAAAAATATACATAACATTTCAAACAAAAATCAATCTATATTGAGAAATCATCATTTAGGTTTTATATATCAACTGCATCATTTATTATTAGATTTTAATATTATTGAGAATGTAGCTCTCCCCTTATTAATTCAAAAAAAAAATAAATTAGAAGCTTTTGATAATGCACATAACATTTTAAAAAATGTGGGAATGGAAAAAAAAATTAAATATTTTCCATCAGAGTTATCTGGAGGTGAACGACAAAGGGTAGCTATAGCCAGAGCATTAGTTTCAAAACCTAGTTTAGTTATAGCTGACGAACCTACTGGACATTTAGATAGAAAAAATTCTACTCGCATTTTTGATTTATTACTGAAATTTAACTATAAATATCAAACAACTTTTTTAATAGTTACACATGATCTTACATTTATTAAAAATATACCATTAAAAATGGAATTAAAATTTGGAAAATTACATACAATTAGTTTTTAAATAGGACATAATTCAGTGATCTATTTATCTTTTTTAATATCTAAAAGATTTAATTCTCAATTTAGAAACAATAGTATAATCCCTATAGTTTCAATAATTTCTAAAATAGGTATATTTTTAGGAATATTTGTATTGATAGTTAGTTTAAGTGCTTTAAACGGATTTCAACTTGAATTAAATAATAGAATTATCTCAATACTTCCTCATGGAGAAATATTTCCAATAGATCATTCATTTAAAAACTGGAAAGAAATTAAACGTTTGTTAGAATCGTCGTCTGATATTGTGTCCGTAACTCCATATATTAGTACTACAGCATTAATTAATCATAAAAACGGTATAAAAGGAATTCAATTAAGAGGAGTAAATTTTAATGAAAATTATAAACTTCATAAGTTTAAAAAATTTATACAATTTAAAACTTTTAAAATGATAAAAAAAAATCATAATCAGATTATTCTTGGAAAAAACATAGCAAAATCTTTATCTATCCGAAAAGGAGATTGGATAAACATAATAATTCCTAGTAATTATAATCATAAAGAACTATATCCTAAATATATTTCTTTAAAAATATTAGATTTTTTTCAAATAAATGGAAGTATAGATAATACGTTAGCTTTAGTACCTATATTAGATTTAAAAAAGTATCTCAATATGAAAGCTAATGTTTCAGGATTAGAAATATCTGTAAAAAATCCATTTGATACAATTAAAGTTTTTAAAAACATTAAATTAGGCTTGCCTGAGAACTTTTTTATTAAAAATTGGATATTTGAATATGGTAATATATATCATGATATTAAATTAGTAAAAACTATTGTTTATGTAACTATGACATTAGTAATTGTTATCTCATGTTTTAACATAGCATCTGTTACTTTTTTAGAAATATCTAAAAAAATCAATAGTATTGCAATACTTAAAACTTTAGGAATGAACAATATTTTTATTCTAATTGTATTTTTAATTCATGGAATTAAATCTATTATGACCATTGGATGTTTTTCTTTATTATTAAGCGTAATATCATTATGGAACTTTAAATATTTTTTATCTTATATTGAAAAATATTTAGGTCAAAAATTATTATCGAATGCTATTTATTTTGTTGATTCTATTCCTATTTCTATTGCCTATTCAGATATTTTTTTAATATTCTTGATCTTATTTTTAATAGGATGTATAACCAGTTACTATTCTGCTTATCATGCTAGTAAAGTTAATCCTGTAGAAATTTTGAAAAATATTAAGTAATATAATTACACATTAAAATGTACTTAAATACTATAAATATTTATTTCAAGTTACAACGAAAATTTATACAAAAACTGTTAGGATAAATAATGCAGGTAACTAATAGAAGACTTAAAAACACACGTTATAAAAGACATAAACGTAAAATTCACCAACGTTTTAGAAATAATATTTTTGAACGTGAAATTAAAAAAATATTTTTTAACACACAATATTTTTTAAATAAGATAGAATCTTTTTTTATGTAATCATGTATTAAATTCTACTGTTTTTTAAAAATATAATTTTATTATTGGAAAAATTTTTGAGATAATTTATGATGATATTTTATTAAAAAAATATACATTAAAATATTAAACATAAATTTTATTTATTTTAAACATTTTTATTTTACAACAATAATCGGTAAAAACATGACTATTAAAGTAGGTATTAATGGATTTGGACGAATAGGGAGAATGGTATTTAGATTAGCTCAATTACGTTCTAACATTGAAATATTAGCAATAAATGATTTTATTGATACACAATATATGGCATATATGCTGAAATATGATTCTACACATGGTAGTTTTTGTGGAACTATTTCAGTTAAAGATGATGTTCTCATCGTAAATAAGAAAAAAATATGTATAACGAATGAGAAAAATCCAGAAAAATTACTCTGGGGAGATTTAGATATTGATGTAGTAGTAGAATCTACGGGAATATTTTTAACTACTGAAGATGCATACAAACATATTAAATCTGGAGCTAAAAAAGTAGTAATAACTGGACCATCTAAAGATAATACTCCAATGTTTGTTCGAGGGGCTAATTTTGAAAAGTATTCAGGACAAAAAATAGTTTCAAATGCATCTTGTACTACAAATTGTTTAGCTCCTTTATCAAAAATTATCAATGATAAATATGAAATTTTAGAAGGACTAATGACAACAGTGCATGCTACTACAGCCACCCAAAAAACTGTTGATGGATTATCACATAAAGATTGGAGAGGAGGAAGAAGTGCTCTACAAAACATTATTCCTTCAACTACAGGAGCAGCACATGCTGTTGGAAAAGTTCTACCTGAATTAAATAACAAATTGACAGGGATAGCTTTTCGAATTCCTACCGCTAATGTTTCTGTAGTAGATCTAACTATTCGTCAAAAAAAACCAGCTACTTATTCGGAAGTGTGTCAAACAATAAAAATTGCTTCTGAAACTAATATGAAAAATATTATTGGTTATACTGAAGAAAAAGTTGTATCAACAGATTTTAACGGTAGTGAACTTACTTCTATTTTTGATGCTTCAGCTGGATTATGTTTAAGCAAGAACTTTATGAAATTAATAGCTTGGTATGATAACGAAACTGGGTACTCTAGTAAAGTACTAGATTTAGTAGAATTAGTAAATTCAAAATAGTACATTAATTTTAAAAATTTTATTTAAAACTTATACATTTCATATTGACATTATGAATAATAATGTCATATGACATTTGTGTTTTATGCCTTTGTTTAAAACATTATAGACGTTTAATTTTTAAATATATTTTAAAAATATTATTGTGCAATTTTAAGCTCTTTTTTTATTTGATTTGTCCAGTGTATTACTCTTTTTTGACTTTTATTTGGTTGTCGATCTTCGTCTATAGTTAATCCTAAAAAACTATGCTTATTGTACAGTGCTTTAGAACTTTCAAAATAATAATCATCAGTAGACCACTTTCCAATAAAACAAGCGTTTGATTTTTTTATAGCATTAAACAATATTCCAATTCCATCACAAAAATAATCAGAATAATCTTCTTGATCCCCGCATCCAAAGAAAGCAATATTTTTTTTATGAAAATTTATTGTTGTAAATGTTGAAAAAAAATCGTCCCAATCACATTGTAATTCTCCATAATACCATGTAGAAACTCCTAAAATAAGAGTATTGTACTTCTCCATACTTTCTTTATTAGAATTGGCAATGTCATAAATAGAAGATATATTTTCACCTATATAGTATTGGATTTTTTTTGCTATTTTTTCTGTATTTCCTGTATCACTACCATAAAAAATTCCTATATCTTTCATCATGTATAGTCCTTACAATATTTAATAAAATTTCCTATCGAATATTTATATAAAAATAAATTTTAAAAAATGTTTTGTTTTAACAAAATATTAACTGTTATTAGATTAAGAGAAATATTGTATTGTTCGATATATTACATTATATAAGTACAATTATACAATAGTAGAATTATTATAAATGCTATTTTTAAAATACTAATTACTTCTTTTAATATTTTTTTAATATATAATTATTAATTGTATAAACTACATGACTGTCAAAAATATAAAATAAACTATATCATAAAAAAATCTTGTATAAGTATTGTATTTTAAATTTAATATTTCAATAAATCATTATTAAGTTAAAAACATCATGAATACTAATCTTGTATGGTTTCGAAATGATTTAAGAATACGAAATAATTTAGCATTGTACTACGCTTGTAAAGATAGTAAATCTACTGTATTAGCTTTATTTATTTCTGTTCCTGAACAATGGAAAAAAAATTTTATTTCTCCTAGAAAAACTTATTTAATATATAAGAATGTTGTATATTTGAAAAAAGAATTGATGAAATTAAATATTTTTTTACATTATTATGAATCTACAACTTTTATAAAATCCATTAATTATCTCGTTAAATTTTGTAAAAAAAATAAAGTAAACAAACTATATTTTAATTATGAATATGAATATCTCGAAAAAAAGAGAGATATTATAGCAATCCAGAGGATAAAAAATAATTTTATTTCTTCATATGGATTTCATAATTCAACATTAATTCAACCCGGATTAATTACTAATCAACATGGAAAAATGTATAAAAAATACAATTGTTTTAAAAAAAAATGCATAATATTGTTAAAAAATTTTTCACATACAAATTTTATGCCAAAAAAAAGAAATACTCTTGTTAAACAATCCGATTTTCAAATTTCATTTTTTAACTTTCCTATAAAAAAAATTTATGAACAATTATTTCCAATTGGAGAAGTAAAAATACTTAGACAGCTGAAATTATTTTTTAAAAAGAAAATTTATGATTACGATGTTAATCACAACTATTTCGCATTAGATAATACTAGTATGATTTCTGCTCATTTGTCTATTGGTGTATTATCCCCATTACAGTGTTTTTCGTTCTTTTTAAAATATCATTCTAATGCAAGTAAATGTTCTATTGAAAAATGTCATTGGATTAATGAACTGATTTGGCGTGAATTTTTTAAACATTTATTATATTTTTATCCAAATTTAAGTAAACAAAGCATATTTTGTAATTGGGAACAAAATATCAAATGGAAAAATAATCTAAAATATTTAAACGCATGGAAACACGGAAAAACAGGTTTTCCTATTATAGATGCTGGAATGCGACAATTAAAGAAATTAGGATGGATGCACAATCGTTTGCGTATGATTACCTCCAGTTTTTTAGTAAAAAATTTATTAATTGATTGGAGAAAGGGAGAAAAATATTTTATGTCACAACTTATTGATGGTGATTTAGCATTAAATAATGGTAATTGGAAATGGATTGCTTCAATAGGCAGCAATAGTATGCCATATTTTAGAATATTCAATCCTATATTACAATCTAAAAAATTTGATAAAATGGGAATATTTATTAAAAAATATGTTACTGAATTAAAAAATATTCCTTCAAATATAATTCATAATCCTGACTTATGGAATAAACATATACGAGAAATAATTGATTATCCTAATCCAATAATTAATCTTATTGATTCAAAAAAAACAGTCTTAAAAATTTTTAAACATGCAAAAAAATTTTAAATGTATATAAGCGAGATTATGAAAAATACTATACTCGAAAAAATTATTAATGAAAAATTAAATTCTTTAAAATTCAAAGATTGTATCCCCAATGGATTACAAATAGAGGGAATAAAAGAAGTAAAAAAAATTATAACTGGAGTTACAGCTTGTCAAAATTTGCTAGATATTGCAGTTGAAAAAAAAGCACAAGCTATAATAGTACATCATGGGTATTTTTGGAACAATAGTGAACGGACTATAAAGGGGATGTTGAAAAATAGGATTAAAACGATACTTAAAAATAATATTAATTTATATTGCTGGCATTTACCTCTGGATTTCCATTCTGAATTAGGAAATAATATTCAAATAGGAAAAACTT
It contains:
- a CDS encoding FtsX-like permease family protein translates to MNLSITFFLGLRYFFSKSIFFSRHLTNILSIISMSLGIFSIITIISIMNGFEFELRKNILHFIPHIIIKNSDGSMDKSTVNIKNITSKYVSKISKVVFSDVIVQSYSGLSIGSAISMYHENNNLFEPYFSQNNSLKLLKNNSYNAILGERLASILNIKIGDTFKLIVPNFNQSLMFGHIPHNRIFKLVDTFSTNNEVDYYQILVNEQDLSNVLHYPKNHITGLQLWLKDPLNIENYLHNLHLSHVIIKSWKDSQGELLQAAKMEKYMMTLLFSLVLLISIFSLIVSISLLIMDKERDIAIFQTLGLSRRNIMLIFIFQGFLSGIIGIFIGTMLSFCIMKTSMGLKLISKVFSLDFLLPCIIIPSQITLINFSFITCIFLSILYPSWKATVILPSKRLAHE
- a CDS encoding FtsX-like permease family protein → MIYLSFLISKRFNSQFRNNSIIPIVSIISKIGIFLGIFVLIVSLSALNGFQLELNNRIISILPHGEIFPIDHSFKNWKEIKRLLESSSDIVSVTPYISTTALINHKNGIKGIQLRGVNFNENYKLHKFKKFIQFKTFKMIKKNHNQIILGKNIAKSLSIRKGDWINIIIPSNYNHKELYPKYISLKILDFFQINGSIDNTLALVPILDLKKYLNMKANVSGLEISVKNPFDTIKVFKNIKLGLPENFFIKNWIFEYGNIYHDIKLVKTIVYVTMTLVIVISCFNIASVTFLEISKKINSIAILKTLGMNNIFILIVFLIHGIKSIMTIGCFSLLLSVISLWNFKYFLSYIEKYLGQKLLSNAIYFVDSIPISIAYSDIFLIFLILFLIGCITSYYSAYHASKVNPVEILKNIK
- the gap gene encoding type I glyceraldehyde-3-phosphate dehydrogenase, with amino-acid sequence MTIKVGINGFGRIGRMVFRLAQLRSNIEILAINDFIDTQYMAYMLKYDSTHGSFCGTISVKDDVLIVNKKKICITNEKNPEKLLWGDLDIDVVVESTGIFLTTEDAYKHIKSGAKKVVITGPSKDNTPMFVRGANFEKYSGQKIVSNASCTTNCLAPLSKIINDKYEILEGLMTTVHATTATQKTVDGLSHKDWRGGRSALQNIIPSTTGAAHAVGKVLPELNNKLTGIAFRIPTANVSVVDLTIRQKKPATYSEVCQTIKIASETNMKNIIGYTEEKVVSTDFNGSELTSIFDASAGLCLSKNFMKLIAWYDNETGYSSKVLDLVELVNSK
- the fldA gene encoding flavodoxin FldA, with protein sequence MKDIGIFYGSDTGNTEKIAKKIQYYIGENISSIYDIANSNKESMEKYNTLILGVSTWYYGELQCDWDDFFSTFTTINFHKKNIAFFGCGDQEDYSDYFCDGIGILFNAIKKSNACFIGKWSTDDYYFESSKALYNKHSFLGLTIDEDRQPNKSQKRVIHWTNQIKKELKIAQ
- the phrB gene encoding deoxyribodipyrimidine photo-lyase: MNTNLVWFRNDLRIRNNLALYYACKDSKSTVLALFISVPEQWKKNFISPRKTYLIYKNVVYLKKELMKLNIFLHYYESTTFIKSINYLVKFCKKNKVNKLYFNYEYEYLEKKRDIIAIQRIKNNFISSYGFHNSTLIQPGLITNQHGKMYKKYNCFKKKCIILLKNFSHTNFMPKKRNTLVKQSDFQISFFNFPIKKIYEQLFPIGEVKILRQLKLFFKKKIYDYDVNHNYFALDNTSMISAHLSIGVLSPLQCFSFFLKYHSNASKCSIEKCHWINELIWREFFKHLLYFYPNLSKQSIFCNWEQNIKWKNNLKYLNAWKHGKTGFPIIDAGMRQLKKLGWMHNRLRMITSSFLVKNLLIDWRKGEKYFMSQLIDGDLALNNGNWKWIASIGSNSMPYFRIFNPILQSKKFDKMGIFIKKYVTELKNIPSNIIHNPDLWNKHIREIIDYPNPIINLIDSKKTVLKIFKHAKKF